From Bacteroidota bacterium, a single genomic window includes:
- the rapA gene encoding RNA polymerase-associated protein RapA, whose translation MENEYAVGQRWISEPEPDLGLGTVVELSKGRVQVLFSASGEMRMYAAAGAPLKRVRFKIGDTITTESNEQLTIEDIQEMDNLITYVGNGVSVPEANLSDAISFDTAEDRLLSGQLDGLRAFDLRYRTHVLRHHQRSSAVRGFIGGRIDLIPHQLYIAHEVSSRHAPRVLLSDEVGLGKTIEACLIIHRMLRSSQASRVLIVVPESLVHQWFVELLRRFNLWVNIYDEERCVAVAPGAPDNNPFLDDQLILCSLYFLNNAPKRAAQARAAGWDVLVVDEAHHLAWSVEEASPAYQLIDALSQGAQGLLLLTATPEQLGVESHFGRLRLLDPDRYNDFKAFQKAADTYRDIATVVEKVIAEQPLTKAEQTYVLQRFKDAPDHMAEQLASPLSGQAKQAFVEELLDLHGPGRVLLRNTRANMTGFPSRLPKLISLPLPKGEAPYMERMKREFAYDTGLSESEPRYVFADDARLSWLIAFLKEQAEEKVLLICRTKKKALALHEALRKQVNISAGIFHEDLTLVQRDRNAAWFAEADGARLLICSEIGSEGRNFQFAHHLVLFDLPINPELLEQRIGRLDRIGQKADIHIHIPFLAGSPQNYTARWYHEGLQAFERNLSGTNDTLVALAAEIRTLAHKSAGKSDKDILAQLDQRILDTRKAHLALKKSLQDGRDRLIELNSFRPDTAQHLIADIEQEDQDVTLENYMLEILESVGVQVEEHAPRTYYLNPQRITIEAFPEIPDDGITVTFDRQRALVREEIQFLSWDHPMVTGALDVMLGVEKGNSSYGILVDEEESDMLIEAVFVLEPVAKEAAAVDRFLPATPIRVVVNRMGEDLSDVHTPALFEQLLRKGKPDRLLDNNRVTQDLIPSMLDAAQAVANAHATAIKSAKREAMQTQLATEINRLRYLQHMNSNVRPDEIELAQHQLLAFGEAIEHARLRLDALRLIWQGPAALVG comes from the coding sequence ATGGAGAATGAGTACGCTGTTGGTCAGCGCTGGATCAGTGAACCCGAACCCGACCTGGGCCTTGGTACGGTCGTTGAATTAAGCAAGGGCCGTGTACAGGTACTGTTCTCTGCATCAGGCGAAATGCGGATGTACGCTGCTGCCGGCGCCCCCCTCAAGCGTGTCCGTTTCAAAATTGGCGACACCATAACCACAGAGAGCAACGAACAGCTTACCATAGAGGACATTCAGGAAATGGACAACCTGATCACCTATGTAGGCAATGGCGTAAGCGTACCAGAAGCCAACCTCAGCGACGCGATAAGCTTCGATACAGCTGAAGACCGGCTACTTAGCGGTCAATTGGATGGCCTACGGGCATTCGACCTGCGTTATCGCACCCACGTACTGCGCCACCACCAGCGCTCAAGCGCCGTCCGCGGCTTCATCGGCGGTCGCATCGATCTCATCCCGCACCAACTCTACATTGCCCATGAAGTGAGCAGCCGGCATGCACCACGCGTACTGCTCTCCGACGAAGTGGGACTGGGTAAAACCATCGAAGCCTGCCTGATCATTCACCGCATGCTGCGAAGCAGCCAGGCCTCCCGCGTGCTCATCGTTGTCCCTGAATCGCTTGTACACCAGTGGTTTGTTGAGTTACTTCGCCGCTTCAACCTTTGGGTTAACATTTACGATGAAGAGCGTTGCGTAGCAGTGGCACCCGGTGCACCTGATAACAATCCGTTTTTAGATGACCAGCTCATCTTATGCAGTCTCTACTTTCTGAATAACGCCCCCAAACGCGCCGCCCAGGCCCGCGCTGCTGGCTGGGATGTGCTGGTAGTTGATGAAGCACATCATCTTGCATGGTCGGTTGAAGAAGCGAGTCCTGCCTACCAGCTTATTGATGCCCTGAGTCAGGGGGCACAAGGCTTGCTCTTGCTCACAGCTACGCCAGAACAGCTCGGCGTTGAGAGCCACTTTGGCCGGCTCCGGTTGCTCGACCCCGACCGCTACAACGATTTCAAAGCCTTCCAGAAAGCAGCTGATACGTACCGTGATATCGCCACAGTTGTCGAAAAGGTGATTGCAGAACAACCGTTGACAAAAGCTGAGCAGACTTACGTACTGCAGCGGTTTAAAGACGCGCCTGATCACATGGCAGAACAATTGGCGTCGCCGTTGTCTGGACAAGCCAAACAAGCCTTTGTGGAAGAATTACTCGACCTTCACGGGCCAGGACGGGTATTGCTGCGCAACACACGCGCAAACATGACGGGCTTTCCGAGCCGACTTCCCAAACTCATTTCACTCCCCCTCCCCAAAGGTGAAGCGCCTTATATGGAGCGCATGAAACGCGAGTTTGCTTATGACACCGGACTTAGCGAAAGCGAGCCACGGTATGTCTTCGCAGACGACGCGCGGCTCAGCTGGCTTATTGCCTTTCTGAAAGAACAGGCTGAAGAAAAGGTATTGCTGATTTGCCGGACGAAGAAAAAAGCACTGGCCCTACACGAAGCGCTACGCAAACAAGTCAACATCAGCGCCGGCATTTTTCATGAGGACCTTACATTGGTCCAGCGGGACCGGAACGCGGCCTGGTTCGCAGAAGCAGACGGCGCGCGGCTTCTGATTTGCTCTGAAATTGGTAGCGAAGGGCGTAATTTCCAGTTTGCACACCATCTCGTTTTGTTTGATCTACCGATCAATCCAGAGTTGCTTGAACAGCGTATTGGCCGGCTAGACCGCATTGGCCAGAAGGCTGATATCCACATCCACATCCCTTTCCTCGCCGGCAGTCCACAGAACTACACAGCCCGCTGGTACCATGAAGGGCTGCAAGCTTTTGAAAGAAATTTGTCCGGCACCAATGATACACTGGTTGCACTTGCAGCCGAAATCAGGACGCTCGCTCACAAATCGGCCGGCAAGTCAGACAAAGACATCCTTGCACAACTCGACCAGCGCATCCTGGATACCCGCAAAGCCCATCTGGCCCTCAAAAAGAGCCTGCAAGACGGCCGCGATCGCCTGATTGAATTGAATTCATTCCGGCCAGATACCGCGCAGCACCTGATTGCCGACATTGAGCAGGAAGATCAGGATGTTACCCTCGAAAACTACATGCTCGAGATTCTTGAATCAGTTGGCGTGCAGGTTGAAGAACACGCACCGCGTACCTATTACCTGAATCCGCAGCGTATCACGATCGAGGCATTTCCCGAAATACCGGATGACGGCATCACCGTGACATTCGACAGGCAGCGCGCCCTTGTGCGGGAAGAAATTCAATTCCTCAGTTGGGACCACCCCATGGTTACCGGTGCGCTAGATGTGATGCTTGGCGTTGAAAAAGGCAACAGCAGCTATGGCATCCTCGTTGATGAGGAAGAATCGGACATGCTTATCGAGGCAGTCTTTGTCCTCGAACCTGTAGCCAAAGAAGCGGCTGCTGTGGATCGGTTTCTACCGGCTACCCCGATCCGGGTGGTTGTCAATCGGATGGGAGAAGATCTTTCGGATGTGCATACGCCGGCCTTGTTCGAGCAACTGCTCAGGAAGGGTAAACCCGACCGGCTCCTCGATAACAACCGTGTTACACAGGACCTCATTCCATCCATGCTCGATGCCGCGCAAGCTGTTGCCAATGCACACGCAACGGCGATTAAATCGGCCAAACGTGAGGCCATGCAAACCCAGTTGGCTACAGAAATCAACCGGCTGCGGTATCTCCAGCACATGAACAGTAATGTGCGTCCGGATGAAATTGAACTTGCGCAGCATCAGTTACTGGCCTTCGGCGAAGCCATCGAACACGCTCGCCTCCGCCTCGACGCCCTCCGCCTGATCTGGCAAGGGCCGGCAGCGTTGGTTGGATGA
- a CDS encoding 3'-5' exonuclease produces MRLERPLLFFDLETTGLDTDRDRVIEFAGIKAFPDKTQERFESFINPERPIPAEVTQLTGITNEMVADAPTFQELIPALQKLMKDADLAGYNVINFDIPMLESEFKRCSTPLPGPANRSVVDPLEILKKHEVRTLSWAHRFYMDEEPGEGHRSMEDTETTMNVLRAQIRKYGLSGSVAEIQQEIRYPYLDGGRRLKQEGDQILINFGKYRGKALSYIRQVDPEYISWMRENLGMEVARILS; encoded by the coding sequence ATGCGCCTGGAGCGACCGCTTTTATTTTTTGACCTTGAAACGACGGGCCTCGATACTGATCGCGACCGCGTAATCGAGTTCGCCGGCATCAAGGCGTTTCCCGACAAAACGCAGGAACGGTTTGAGTCGTTCATCAACCCGGAGCGGCCGATTCCTGCTGAGGTAACACAGCTCACGGGCATCACCAATGAAATGGTGGCTGATGCGCCTACTTTTCAGGAATTGATCCCTGCGTTGCAGAAGCTCATGAAAGACGCTGATCTTGCCGGCTACAACGTGATCAACTTCGATATCCCAATGCTTGAGTCGGAGTTCAAGCGCTGCAGCACGCCGTTGCCAGGGCCTGCCAATCGCTCTGTTGTTGATCCCCTCGAAATCCTCAAGAAGCACGAAGTACGTACGTTGTCATGGGCACACCGGTTTTACATGGATGAAGAGCCGGGCGAAGGGCATCGGTCGATGGAGGACACAGAGACAACAATGAACGTGCTTCGCGCCCAAATTCGAAAGTATGGCCTGTCTGGTTCTGTGGCGGAGATTCAGCAGGAAATCAGGTATCCTTACCTCGACGGCGGGCGCCGGCTCAAACAGGAGGGTGATCAGATTCTCATCAACTTTGGTAAATACCGCGGCAAGGCACTGTCTTACATCCGCCAGGTAGACCCCGAATACATCAGTTGGATGCGCGAAAACCTGGGCATGGAGGTCGCACGAATTTTGTCGTAA
- a CDS encoding arylsulfatase: MHTNKIALSACLLLLAALACNPSDHQSEIRPNIVLIMADDLGYSDLGAYGGEIETPHLDRLATEGIQFTQFYNNAKCTESRAALLSGVYHHQSQNFSIPNHVTLAEALKDAGYSTMMSGKWHLPDNPVERGFDRYFGFLVGAVNFFTGYQWQGDENPMRLGKEVFEVPETGFYTTDAFTDYALDFIDEALEKPDPFFLYLAHNAPHFPLHALPEDIKKYEGRYNEGWDALRDARYTRMMDMGLIDASWPLTPRDSYVPAWDTLSEEEQEAEAYLMAVYAAMVDRLDQNIGRLMTHLEAKGVADNTLVIFLSDNGGCPYKFDHTPDVDAGPRDSYRSYNSEWANASNTPFRLYKQYSHEGGIATPFIVHWPNGIATPGTRSNQVGHLVDMMPTLLDVADAAYPDTYDGNQVLPMEGVSLAGVFKGEAVEERPPIYWEFWGNRAVREGPWKLVAERSKDWELYNVVEDRTELVNLVEREPDRVARMAAMYDAWAARATALSHAEGLAKGPSTQPR, translated from the coding sequence ATGCACACAAATAAAATCGCGCTATCGGCATGTTTACTATTGCTTGCCGCTTTAGCCTGTAATCCCTCGGATCATCAATCTGAAATTCGCCCCAACATTGTCCTCATTATGGCAGACGATCTTGGGTATTCCGACCTCGGGGCTTATGGTGGTGAAATTGAAACGCCACACCTCGACAGGCTGGCAACAGAAGGTATCCAGTTTACACAGTTCTACAACAATGCCAAGTGCACTGAATCCCGTGCTGCGCTGCTCAGTGGGGTATACCATCATCAGTCCCAAAACTTCAGTATTCCGAATCATGTCACACTGGCTGAGGCGCTAAAAGATGCCGGCTATTCGACGATGATGTCGGGCAAGTGGCATTTGCCCGACAATCCGGTTGAGCGTGGATTTGACCGATACTTTGGCTTTTTGGTAGGAGCCGTTAACTTCTTTACCGGTTATCAGTGGCAAGGGGATGAGAATCCGATGCGTTTGGGTAAAGAGGTGTTTGAAGTACCGGAAACCGGATTTTATACCACTGATGCCTTTACAGATTATGCACTAGATTTTATCGACGAAGCACTAGAAAAGCCTGATCCGTTTTTTCTGTACCTGGCACATAACGCACCGCATTTTCCCTTGCATGCACTACCAGAAGACATCAAGAAGTATGAAGGGCGGTACAACGAAGGCTGGGATGCGCTACGCGATGCGCGCTATACGCGGATGATGGACATGGGCCTTATCGATGCTTCATGGCCGTTGACGCCGCGCGACAGTTATGTGCCGGCCTGGGATACGTTGTCAGAAGAAGAACAGGAAGCAGAAGCCTATCTGATGGCTGTTTACGCCGCAATGGTTGATCGGTTGGATCAAAATATTGGACGGCTCATGACGCACCTCGAAGCCAAAGGTGTGGCAGACAACACCCTCGTCATCTTTTTGTCTGATAATGGTGGTTGCCCGTACAAGTTTGATCACACACCAGACGTCGACGCAGGCCCGCGTGACAGCTACCGGTCTTATAACAGCGAATGGGCCAATGCTAGCAACACACCGTTCCGGCTTTACAAGCAGTATAGCCACGAAGGGGGAATAGCGACGCCGTTTATAGTCCATTGGCCCAACGGGATTGCTACACCGGGCACCCGTTCCAATCAGGTTGGGCACCTGGTCGATATGATGCCTACTTTACTGGATGTAGCGGATGCCGCGTATCCAGATACGTATGATGGAAACCAGGTTTTGCCGATGGAGGGCGTAAGTTTGGCCGGCGTATTTAAGGGAGAGGCTGTTGAAGAACGTCCCCCGATTTACTGGGAGTTTTGGGGCAATCGGGCTGTGCGGGAAGGGCCATGGAAACTGGTCGCGGAGCGGTCGAAGGATTGGGAGCTCTACAATGTTGTAGAAGACCGGACGGAACTGGTAAACCTCGTTGAACGTGAACCTGACCGGGTAGCCAGAATGGCTGCCATGTATGATGCGTGGGCTGCTCGTGCAACGGCGCTTTCCCATGCAGAAGGGCTCGCGAAAGGGCCATCAACCCAACCGAGATAA
- a CDS encoding DUF1801 domain-containing protein — protein MTQPNAEFQQPNVQAVFDQYPQDVQPKMLQLRQLILDTAAGMDEVGELEETLKWGEPSYLTSKTKSGSTIRIDWKSRAPGHYAMYFNCQTTLVSTFREMYADVLEFEGNRSVVFSLNAPLKTDAVRHCIAMALTYHLDKKQRRQG, from the coding sequence ATGACACAACCCAACGCTGAATTTCAGCAGCCCAACGTACAAGCGGTATTTGATCAATACCCACAGGATGTCCAACCCAAAATGCTACAGCTTCGACAGCTTATTCTGGACACTGCGGCCGGCATGGATGAAGTTGGTGAGTTGGAAGAAACGCTGAAGTGGGGAGAGCCCAGTTACCTCACCTCAAAGACAAAAAGCGGCAGCACCATCCGGATCGATTGGAAGTCCCGTGCGCCGGGGCACTATGCCATGTATTTCAATTGCCAGACGACCCTGGTCAGCACCTTTCGCGAAATGTATGCAGACGTACTCGAATTTGAAGGCAACCGCAGCGTGGTGTTTAGTTTGAATGCACCGTTGAAAACGGATGCTGTGAGGCATTGTATTGCTATGGCCCTGACGTACCACCTCGACAAAAAGCAGCGACGCCAGGGATGA
- a CDS encoding DUF481 domain-containing protein — MRVVFHRSSYTLLGILAGFLFFATVSPVAAQINIEKTRVEDPEGLSLAVATTFSFRSGNVTRYDVSSSARVDHKRDKNHIFLLGNVGYGESRGTTYKNRAFAHLRFMHDASPFVTTELFGQVENDAFTRLQLRVLAGIGIRIPYVKRENIAIYQGTSFMFEHESLDPDNVGDHLAEITTNRWNNYINIRLKLNDKVAFFNTGYAQPRFDDFGDIRILLDSGLQIELSSRFSFFTSLNLRYDSRPPGTLKSLDIDMRNGLKFDI; from the coding sequence GTGCGTGTAGTATTTCACCGCAGCAGTTATACACTTCTAGGTATACTTGCTGGCTTTCTTTTCTTCGCCACTGTCAGTCCCGTTGCTGCTCAGATCAACATAGAAAAAACACGGGTGGAAGACCCCGAAGGCCTTTCGCTAGCCGTTGCCACAACATTTTCATTCCGCAGCGGCAACGTAACCCGCTATGACGTAAGCAGCAGCGCCCGGGTGGATCACAAAAGAGACAAGAACCACATTTTCTTGCTCGGCAATGTTGGCTACGGAGAATCGCGTGGTACTACGTACAAGAATCGCGCGTTTGCACACCTGCGCTTCATGCACGATGCGTCGCCGTTTGTTACCACAGAACTTTTTGGCCAGGTTGAAAATGACGCGTTTACACGGTTACAGCTGCGTGTGCTTGCCGGCATTGGTATCAGAATTCCTTACGTGAAACGAGAAAATATTGCTATTTATCAGGGCACAAGCTTTATGTTTGAGCACGAGTCGCTCGACCCCGACAACGTAGGCGACCATTTGGCGGAAATCACAACCAACCGCTGGAATAACTACATCAACATTCGCCTCAAGCTCAACGATAAGGTTGCGTTCTTCAATACCGGCTATGCCCAGCCGCGCTTTGATGATTTTGGGGATATCAGAATTTTGCTGGATAGCGGGCTGCAAATTGAGCTCTCCTCTCGTTTCTCGTTTTTCACGAGCTTAAATCTGCGTTATGACAGCCGGCCACCAGGGACGCTAAAGTCACTCGACATCGACATGCGCAACGGGCTCAAGTTTGATATTTGA
- a CDS encoding serine hydrolase domain-containing protein — protein sequence MPVPHVSIRALCFFLTLTLVPHLATAQSSEPTTDQVDALFAQWDHAESPGAAIAIVQDGEVRYKKGYGMANLEHGIPNTSSTIFDIASVSKQFGAMAIAMLAEAGTIALDDEIHTHIPEVPDFGNPITLRHLVHHTSGLRDWPGTLSMAGWQMDDIITFDQILRMVWKQQALNFEPGAEYSYSNTGYNLLAETVARVTDQSFPEWMDAHVFTPLEMNHSHFHDDHQMIVENRAQGYRKAGSQYKMVPNGLTALASSSLFTSVDDLIKWVQNFETKTVGGPAVMSQMHEQGVLNDGKEIAYAFGNSIGSYRGLAQVTHSGGWAAFNTYLVRFPEERFSVIVLSNAGDLNARRRAYEIVDLYLKDRFIPEEPTSNEEVTSITLTESQLDRFVGNYKLGPGWYVNIFRAGNTLKTQATNESAFDMTPVSATKFWVQAYGSHIDFKGPDSAPATYFDYRQYQAPRVSAVIAQEDVRVDAYLGTYYSEELETTYTAAIYEGKLIFQHLRHGTIALSPLIEDVFKSNRWFMREVEFVRNASGEITGFLASDSRSRNVLFSKF from the coding sequence ATGCCCGTACCGCACGTTTCAATCAGAGCCTTGTGCTTTTTTCTCACCCTAACCCTAGTTCCCCATTTAGCCACAGCACAGTCTTCTGAGCCAACAACAGATCAGGTTGACGCGTTGTTTGCGCAGTGGGATCATGCAGAATCACCCGGTGCAGCGATTGCCATTGTTCAAGATGGCGAGGTGCGCTACAAAAAGGGCTACGGCATGGCAAACCTGGAACACGGCATTCCGAACACCTCATCAACGATTTTCGATATTGCTTCCGTGTCCAAGCAATTTGGTGCCATGGCAATCGCCATGCTGGCTGAAGCCGGCACCATAGCATTAGACGACGAGATACACACCCATATCCCAGAAGTCCCCGACTTCGGCAACCCAATCACCCTTCGCCATCTCGTTCACCACACCAGTGGCTTGCGCGATTGGCCCGGTACGCTGTCTATGGCCGGCTGGCAGATGGACGACATCATCACCTTCGACCAGATCCTGCGGATGGTATGGAAGCAGCAGGCTTTGAATTTTGAGCCGGGTGCTGAATACTCCTATTCGAATACAGGCTACAACCTGCTTGCAGAGACCGTCGCCCGCGTCACAGACCAATCTTTTCCCGAATGGATGGATGCGCATGTGTTTACACCACTCGAAATGAACCACAGCCACTTTCACGATGACCACCAGATGATTGTCGAGAATAGAGCGCAGGGGTATCGTAAAGCAGGAAGTCAGTACAAAATGGTGCCGAACGGGTTAACAGCCCTCGCATCGAGTTCGCTGTTTACGAGTGTTGATGACCTGATCAAATGGGTACAGAACTTTGAGACCAAAACCGTCGGCGGGCCGGCGGTGATGTCGCAGATGCACGAACAAGGCGTTCTCAACGATGGAAAAGAAATTGCCTATGCGTTTGGCAACTCGATCGGGTCATACAGAGGGCTTGCGCAGGTGACCCACTCTGGTGGCTGGGCGGCGTTTAATACCTATCTTGTCCGCTTTCCAGAAGAACGTTTTTCCGTGATTGTGTTGAGCAATGCCGGCGACCTGAACGCACGCCGGCGCGCGTATGAAATTGTAGATCTCTACCTGAAAGACCGGTTCATTCCGGAAGAACCAACAAGCAACGAGGAGGTCACATCAATAACATTGACTGAGTCCCAACTCGATCGCTTTGTGGGAAACTACAAACTCGGTCCGGGCTGGTATGTGAACATTTTCAGAGCAGGCAATACCCTCAAAACACAGGCAACCAATGAGTCAGCCTTTGACATGACGCCCGTGTCAGCTACAAAATTCTGGGTCCAGGCGTACGGATCCCACATCGACTTTAAAGGCCCCGATTCAGCCCCCGCTACCTATTTTGATTACAGACAATACCAGGCACCGCGCGTGAGCGCTGTAATCGCACAGGAGGATGTTAGGGTGGATGCATATCTGGGCACCTACTACAGTGAAGAACTGGAAACAACCTACACTGCTGCAATCTACGAAGGCAAGCTGATCTTTCAACACCTGCGCCACGGCACCATAGCGCTCTCCCCGCTCATCGAGGATGTATTTAAAAGCAATCGCTGGTTTATGCGTGAAGTCGAATTTGTGCGAAATGCCTCAGGAGAGATTACAGGATTCCTCGCCTCGGATAGCCGCTCACGCAATGTTTTATTCAGCAAATTCTGA
- a CDS encoding helix-turn-helix domain-containing protein, with translation MATQSFGSALKSIRQDLGLSQEALAHVIGTTQRHLSFLETGRSTPSRSMIARIVTSVRLPSANRALLFDAAGFRSPYPQRELDDAEVQGTLDLITSQLLRHWPFPGFVVDKDWNFLRANAPGQRMINMFDGVSNMHTLFLSPKFQPLVTNWEAASASFYTRIQEVAQRSKPVRDALEAAIRLGRFEHVPQFLAGNEDVPIYVPIIVQIADQPPLRFTSLHGRLVSVHDAIAENFEVELMVPLDANSEVPMHVLFGNEK, from the coding sequence ATGGCTACTCAGTCTTTTGGCTCCGCGCTCAAGTCCATCCGGCAAGATCTAGGACTCTCACAAGAAGCGCTAGCTCACGTTATAGGAACTACCCAGCGTCACTTGTCCTTCCTAGAAACAGGACGCTCAACCCCGTCACGGTCTATGATCGCCAGAATCGTCACCTCTGTGCGCCTCCCCAGCGCTAATCGTGCATTACTCTTCGACGCAGCTGGCTTCCGAAGTCCATATCCACAACGTGAACTCGACGACGCTGAAGTCCAGGGCACGCTAGACCTCATCACGAGCCAGCTCCTTCGGCATTGGCCATTTCCAGGGTTTGTAGTCGACAAGGACTGGAATTTTCTGAGAGCCAATGCGCCAGGGCAGCGTATGATTAACATGTTCGACGGTGTAAGCAACATGCACACGCTATTTTTGTCACCGAAATTTCAACCCCTCGTCACAAACTGGGAGGCAGCAAGTGCGAGCTTCTATACGCGCATTCAGGAGGTAGCGCAACGGTCGAAACCCGTACGAGACGCCCTGGAGGCTGCGATTAGACTCGGCCGGTTCGAGCACGTACCCCAATTTCTAGCTGGTAATGAGGATGTCCCGATATATGTACCCATTATCGTCCAGATCGCAGATCAACCGCCACTGCGGTTCACATCGCTCCATGGCCGGCTGGTCTCAGTGCACGATGCAATAGCCGAGAATTTTGAAGTGGAGTTAATGGTCCCGCTCGATGCGAACTCTGAGGTACCCATGCACGTTTTATTCGGAAATGAGAAATAG